Genomic window (Gymnogyps californianus isolate 813 chromosome 2, ASM1813914v2, whole genome shotgun sequence):
TTTCTACATAATCAGtacttctttttaagaaaactttaatttttatctcaAGAGTAAAATTAATGTGGCCAGACAGCTTCAGGGCCTATGCTACGATGTACTGCTCCCCAAGTCTTAGCGCCAGGGCAATGGTTCTTCTTAAGCTCTCATTGCTATTAAGCAGAATACATGAGCCTAAGAATAAATACCCGTTCAAGAGGCTCAAGCTGAAATTGGCTCAGAAAGCTCATTAATCATCACCTAAGGACATTGCAGTGAGCAATAAGGAAAAGAACTGGGACAGTTCAAAAGATACCAAAGAGAAGCAGGCCTACTGTCAACTCGTCAGTATTCAGTATAGTGAATTACCAACATTCACTGTATCACACACATgatgttttccagtgaaaaccTGCTACAGGTTCCACAAACCAAAGAGGAATAAGAGTCAACTGACTAGGACCACCTTTGTTTCATGTTGTTGACAGTTACTCCCACAAACACTCAAAATCCTTCGTGAAAGCTTGAAGGCTGAGCAATGGCCTATATTGCAGAAGTCTATTCAAAGTTAGGGAGATGAGGAAGACcgggggcagggagaggaccCCAGAAGGAACACTGCCTCCTTTCCAATCCAGGCTCCAACCAGCCTGCGGGTGATGCAAAAGTGGGATCACAGAGTATGGTCTAGGAGTGGACATCTGGCAGAaatctcccctcctccccttttctaTTGTATGCACTGGAGGGGGTATTCTCCCCGGGTTATCTCACCCCTCATGCTTTCCTGGGAGGTCTTAGCAGACTggttatctttttttatatatataaatatctatacatacacacactctAAGATTTTCAAGAAATAAGCACATGTATGTGGTGTTAATGGATATACAACATAATACATAcagtaatgtaaaaaaaaaaaaaaaaaagagagataagaGAAAAATAGTCAGGgctggaagattaaaaaaaaaaaaaggtctcatCTATCCAGAGATTTAAATGCGGTATAAACATACACAGGTTAGCACATGTtaactaaaacattttaaaagaataatgcaGATGTGGCATGCAGCTTTAGCATAAACGAAACATGCTGGATGTCAGTGAGGGGCCTGAACTTTATATCCAGATATATCCAACACTTTCCTATGGGCCATTCAAGATGTACTGTAAGAGAAAATAGAATAAGCCCACAAATagcaaggaaaaagcaacaaaagaaagaaatacatagtAAATCAATGTATTTTCTCCAGTAcgaaagagaaaggaagaagtctGATATAATCTCAAAACACTGTAAAAGCAGCACACAATATGCAACACAGAACTCTTCAATGCTCTTGTGACATGCAGATGCCTTGGTCAGGAAAGTATTTTCCTGGAACTTCTGGGTGTTGGTCTGGCATTTTATTAAGATTACAATAACCTATTTTTTtagataattaaaaaagcacatCAGATCACATTTAAATGGAAGTCATTATTAGACTCATTCCAATTGTGGAACAAAATTATGTCCCTTCTTCCACTGAGTATATTTTGCTATTTGCATGTACCACTAGCTCCAAACTGGATTACTGCAAATCTCTGCCAAAAGACTTTTCAGACAGGCACTCTATTAAAAGGCTTCATTAAATTGTAACACCAGGCATAATATCCATGTTCTAAATACTGAGGGCTCAATTAATCCCATTTTGTGAATTTACCATGGCCTTCCGCTTCACATAACTTTAAAATGCCCAAACCTCTGTCTTCCTGGAAAATTCAGTGATGTTGAACGTGGACTAGGTTGATACTGGGGAATACCATCATCTGTGTGATAACTGATCACATCCCTCTGCTGCCTAGCtttagtttcttttcagaaatcaaGCTTTACttgcaacaaaaaaatattcctttccaCATTCATAAGCAGAAGCTTTGAAATGCTGAGAACAGACATGCgcccttcttttcctttccaatgCAAAATGCGTTTTCCTGGgcatttcaaagaaacagatgGTAGGTGCTAAGTCCCTGGTAGGTGTACACGGCGTTCTTATTTACTTAATGTCAGCATACCTCTAAATTGATCTAATAGGTGCCTTTTGATGCCAAACTATTTCTGAAAGACAGCGTAGGATGAGCAATATGGCCAAAGGAACTCCAAAAGCAGGCGCTATAGGTGCGGATGACACAGTATTACGCACCAAAAGACGACGCAATTATAAAACACTAAACCCGCATTCACCTTCCCTGTACCCACACGCAGGCGATTAAATTCAAGGCGACGGTTTCTACCTTTCCACGCACGAAACCGAGACGGTGCAGGGACACACACACGCCCCTACCCGCCCCCGGCACGGCTGAGGAGCCGAGCGCTCGCTCACCGCAACCCTCCGGCGGGAAGGAGACCGTCTCCTCCCGGCCCCCACAGCCCACGGAcaaaggcagagggaggagggcGGCCGCCCGCACCCGACACCCGGCTGTCGCCGTTGttgggccgggccgggccgggccgtcCCCGGCGGGTTGAGGGGGGtcggcggcggggcccgggctTACCTGCGgagggcgggggcggccggTGGGGCTCGCCCTGCTCCAGGGTGACGGCGCCGTCCCGCCAGACGCGGAGGTGGGCGGCCGCCCCCAGCCTGGCGGCGGGGGTCTCGCCGCGGCGAGCGCGGGCCCGCAGCGAGCCGCAGCACTGGTAGCACACGGCCCACGCCTGCTCCTCGTTGATGGGCTGGTTGTAGAGCCTGAGGATCTCCTCCAGCGACAGCGCCTCCGGCTGCCcaccggccccgccgccaccgccgtCCTCCTCCTCGTCGGCGGAGGGGCGGGAGGCGCCGGGCTGGGGCTCCGCGCCGCGCTCCCCCGGCAGCGCCATGCCCTGCCTCCGCCGCCGTGCTCCTCAGCTCAGTgaccggccccgccgcggcggcggctgctactgctgcttgcgctgctgctgctgctgctgctgcttgtgctgctgccgcccggTCCCGCCGTGCTCATCCTCCCCGCCTCGCTAGTGCCACCAGGCCGCCGGACAGCCCGGCCCgcgcagcaggcaggcagcggcCGGCCGGCAGGAGGAACGGCGCCCgggccgcccgccgctgccACCGCCGCAGGGGGAAACAGCTCATAGCAACGCAATGGCGTCCTCGCCCGCCCCCGCCACCAACGGCCGCCGCCCGGCGCCGCAGCGCCCCCTGCCGCCGCCAGGGCCGGCCGTAATGGCGGGCGGCGGCCCGGCTGCGCGGGGCCGGAGGAGGCGGGATTCGCTGCGGGGGCTGCCACGGCACGGCGCGgcgcggcacggcacggcacggctgcCACGGCAACCTCCGTGTCCAAGGGCAGCGCTTACATCTCCTTTCGAGGCGCTAGGCTTCCACATCGGCCTTAGACACAGATAACGATGCGGTGCTCTTATCTCATAACCCTCGGGCCGCTGGTTCTGCGCCGAGTGTTGGtgacaaccccccccccccgaaacaAACAACTCCAGTCGGGAAGCAGGATGACACCCTCCCACACCCCCAACAGTTAAACAACGACACGAACCCACATCTCCATCATGGATGCTTCAGGTTTCGGAGAAGAGCATTAGCAAGTCCCCGCTTCCACAGCAGGAGGGCGGCTGTGAACCCCACGGTCTGCCCTTGCACCGCAAACGCCCGGCGCCACAAAGCTTCCTCCAGCAAAGCTCCatcccctgcagcagcaaggcaaGGGGACGCCAAGGGTACACAGAAAGGCTGACAGCAGGTCACCGCGCATGGTCCGGAAAGGGCCAAAAAGGGCATCGTCTTCCAGAGAAGTTGGGAACCGACGTTCCTGGCCCTGGGCACACCTGGGCACCAGAAGGGCACAGCCTGCCCCTTTCTGCCAGCTTCTCCCCGAGCCGGCACCAAGTAAATGAgcactgcacagagaaaaatcagcttCCTGCTGCAGAGACTAAATAACTTAAAACTCacataaaaaaacatttctatgtttttttttgtttggtattCTAAAATCTTACCTACCACATGTAAAAGGACTCCCCTTAGCACCTGCTTTGTATGAATGACAAGACAGCACTGGGCAGCGTCCCCTTCTGAACACGCAGAGTACTGCATGCTGGAAAGGCCACCCAACGCCCAGCTCCCACGAGTGAGCTCCTGTTTCGCATTCCACTTTGAGTTGTATTGAACATgggtgcttttttcctctggcaatGACATACATGTGTGTAACATACACTGCTGCAAATAACATACAACtagtatttaaataaagctaTTAAATTTAGCGATATTCACCATTCAGTATGATCCAGCCTTTCACATTATATTAGATATCATGAAAACAGTGGAGAAATTGTACTGTCTGAAGCTTTGATCGGGGTCCTGTACGCTGTGTAACAGgcaaatgaatatattttgatCTTTCAGGtgtaaaaaggaagataacacaaaaacagatttgtaaagtattttaaatctgttaGCAGCAGGGCCAGTAAGTACATAATGTAAAATCTCAAGTTAAAACCCAAGTGCTGCAGCAGGCGGTATTTAacacttctggaaaaaagacaaaaatagtgTCACACTACCACACTGCTGATTAAATGTACGTGCAAAACGCCAACGTTCATTCCTGCTGTATGTGTTGCAAGCTTCtccaggattatttttttttgctccagCACCAGCAGAAAGAGATGGATCTTTCTTACAAGTAGAACAAAAGGAGGCGGACATGGCTATCAAAGATATGGAATGGcttctgcagaagaaatcaaataattttggaTTCTTCAGCCTCAAAAAGAGATGGCTAGAATCCACGTGGTGAAAAACATGACAGGCATGGTATGGAGAAGTTTAATAAGTCCAATGGCTTGCCATTTCTCAAAGCATGAAGACTAAAAGACACTCAGCAAAATCATCACCCACAGGTttaagacaaacaaaaccatagATGGATAATTAAGTATGGATCTGAGTGTCAGAATTAGACAAAATCATGAACGGTTGTTAAGCAAAATGGCCTGGCTACAACTTCTATCTCAGAAACTTCCTAAGCTAACGTCAGGAAAAAGGCATCAGGCTAAACTACTTTATCTAACCCAGAACAGCTATTCACATGTTCAGGTATCCaagtcttaattttaaatactaaaaaaaaaaaaaaccaaaacaaaaaaaaccaacaccctAAATTATTAAATTCATAGATTAACAAGATTACCTATACCTGACTGAACTGTTCTTAGAAGCTGAACGTAGAAGCTACTGCTAGGTCCaagagaggcagaaataaattttgttgtGGAAGTGACACATGCTTAAACTTTAGTATTTCTGGATCTCAGTCACTCACAAAGTACACCCTGGACGCTACACGGAGAAGAGAGGTAAAACAGAGTCTCTTACCCTGGACAGGTAAACCAgacttttttctaaatgaattcTCACACCAATTCAGaactgcagaagagaagctAGTATTTTATGCACACATTTTAGTAACTTGACCCACATTCCTGTAAGTAttaaaagtaacttttattaaaaataagactaaATTCTCTTTATAAATACAATCGTTACTGTGTACACAATCCTCTTCAATACACACGCTGTGGTATTCAAAATCAGTGGCATTTATATGAAATACAATATTAGTTTTTAACTGCATAATTTTACACCCACATACATTATTTTGCAGATCTAAAAAGGTATgaatgattttggtttttttcaaaggacAGAGCGGTATTTACAAGCAAACATGATCCAAACAGCACATGCAGATTCAGGGTATGTAAACACTCGCACACGAACTGCAAGTCGCACTTGGTCTCCCCTACAACAGattatttcttcacaaaaaggAGATCTatatcacaaaaagaaaaacaagagtaACAGATATTACTAAGctattattaaaattttcaattaTATATGTgcaattttttcaaatgtgactAACACTTAAATAACAATGAGTGTCACGAGTCTGtcattacaaataataatattGTTCTATAGTGCAGGGGCTGTTGCCTTGGAGGAAAACGAGACCACTACTGATCATTTTTAACAAGTGCAGAGAAATCAAATTAACTCATCATTCTTTAATTTAACCCATGAGAAGTCTATCATCACTGAACTCACCAATGTAACATAAAAGCTCTGTACCCCATGACCCATTACATATACCACACAACTCTTCTTCCAGTTCTAAtttaaggaaattaattttctttaaatgccaTTATCAAAAAACCCGAGTTGCAATTCATAATTAAGTATTACTATTTGGTTTTAACGTATTATCTTTACATTTAAACTTACCGAAGACATGTGGCAAATGCTCTCCTGGCATTTCTGTATACAAAATGGATAGGAAACCCTTTAAATGTGTGACCTTCAGGTACCGCTCTTCTTACAGCATCCTGAAACTCTTCATTTCCTGCAGAAATACTTGTTGTACGTTCGAGCTCATAGGCTGCTAATGCTGGTGACAACAGATAGGACAGATGGTCATCCCAAACAGTAGAAAGGCCAAGATCCTGTGAGGCAAGTCACAGAATGATGACAACTATGCAGAATGAACATTAGGATATGACTAAGCTTGCATACTGTATAGATTCAAATAAACCCATGACAAATCTTTAATTTGTAGTTAATGGAAGCAAACCCATGAAGCAGTAAGATTTGTATATTGACTCACACACCAACTGGAAGAATCAAACACCACCAACAAAATATCAAACATTTAGCAAGAAATGAAGTTAGACTACTAGACTAGAACAAGACCAGCAGAGTTGAAACTAGATGTTTTAGCTACAGTATCTCTGCATGAAATTTAAGAAGATAGTGCATAAATACACAGCAAAAATATGGGAAAGATCAGCTAAGATTCACCTCACATTTTTCTAATCTCTCTCATGGAAACCCACTTCTGAAAAAACAATGCACAACAGCTCTCcaaaacacatacacatgtaCACGCACCTTCCTCCTACCACCCCACAAATGCCAAGCAGTGGAAAAATCTACCACATATGTATTCAACATTGCATGAGACTCATACTCTTGAGAACTACTTGCCACCTCAAAGGCTGAGCATCGTGTGGggagataaaaacaaaaacaaccaaaaaaacccattaaaacCAGGCATAAGCTAACAGGGATTTAAAATATCATCTCCTTCATATCCACCACAGGAAGAATCATTTTGGGCACTTTACGTCTTGTAAAAATCCTGATAAAGGACGAAACTAACTTCTAGAAATACCTTCTGATTTTGTAAAGCAGAGTAAGATCATGAAAGCTGAAAGCCTGCTTTTATCTAGGGACCAAAAACATTTGTGATGGATAGGCAAAGCCCACTAACAACCAGATTTGATCTTCCTAGCTCTTTTACAGACCACTCACAGGTAGCCTGCAGGTGCCAGTAAGCTGAAGATCACAGACCCAGAAAGAGAGGCaaaggcagggtggggggaagagcCCACATGTGAGGCTACGAATCACCACTGCAAATAGTAAGTATGACGTCTAAACTAGCTCAATACAGTCTTTCCGAAcaattttttcagttatttcacttttcacatactgcatttctgcaaaagcTGATGGAAAACACATTGCAAAGATATGAGTATGTGAACTAACAAATGGCTATCCAAAACAAGTATACAGTAAAAACATGAACCTTTATTACTGCAACAGATCAATGACAACCTTTAAACAGTATTACCTTTCTGTGTTCAGAGACCAGTATTCTCAGCTGCAATTCTATCTCATTGCTTGTTACCGCAGCATCTATTGTGGAAGcacacagaggaggaaaagggggaacTGAAGATGTTGTTCCAGGGGGACATACAGATTTTATTGCTTCTCCACTCATGGGTTTCCATTTAGATTCATCATGTAGGTCAAACACACAGACCTCCACAGCATCAGAGGGCTGACAATTTCCGAAGAACTTTTGATGGTTGAAGATACAACCTATTGTGCGATAAGGATACAGTGGCTTGGGTTGTGCAACTACCGGAGGGTCATCAGGGTTGATGGGTCTGTGGATGTACCTAATCAAAAACATTCAATTTCTTATTAATACACCTTATTTCAAGGCaaggtaaaaatatttagatGGGACAGATAGAAgccatttctccttttaaaaatataagtcaagtttgttaacttttttttttcccaaaatggcattcatttatttacagaaaagcaattaTACACATTTTGGAGGCATAACATACAATGAAATAacacatcactttttttctttaaatctagAAAAATAAGCTGATTAATCAAGCAGATACTCAACAGCAATGAAATTTTGCAACTATAACAACATACCCATACAGTTTCCCCAATATTTATCACATTTGGAGAAATAAATCTTCAACTGCTAATCATAGGATACACAAAGAGTGGCAAAACAGAACTGCTTATTTTCAACACTGGTTCAAACAGGTTCCAGAAGCTTTGGAATACAGAACAACTACATGTGCCCTTCTAAAATGACTCGAGAGAGATCTCAGAGAACTTGCAGAGacttctgcagaggaaaaaagtaatgtaACACTGATTTCACagatgaaataagaaaaaaaaaatgggttcCTAAACAATCATGTCAGATTTAATCATCTGCTTTACAAATGATGGCAGCGATAGCATCAATGGCAATCAGCTACCGTAAGACACAAAACAATTACTATACGGTATTAAAGCCACTGAAAACTATATTACAAACTGTTGAAATATTTCACCTCACACTAAACCAgttattttccaaacaaaagtGGTACACAGAAGAAAGATTCAAAGACAAAAGTCACCTGGATTACAAAAATATCCCACGCAAACCTCAACAGACATTGTTCAGttttcttatattccttttacTCACCTATGTCCTGTTAAGCTCTCCCAAAAAGTAATTGTTCCATCAGTTCCACAAGTCATTACCCAAGTGTGCGGGactccttttgcttttgttccaaCACACACAAAGGCTTCCAATCCAAATCCAAGAAGAAGACTGCACAGAAGGTTAGCATGATCTTCACAGTCACCCTAGACAGTAAATATTAGTAAGTTGGTTTGAGTATCAGGCACGGATAGAatcttgaagaaagaaaatagtgatATTTCTCTAACCATTATTTAACAAGTCATGTTTCCCTCCTGTTTACCTAAAGCATGTATCAGAAGTCAGGAGTTTAAGGTTTAAACTTGATAAGTTTTAGTTTTCTGTAACAGAataaatcagttaaaaatagTAGCATGTTCTAATGATAGACTATTTATATTTCTTATTCAAATATAGTGTTATTTGAATATCCAAATTAATagtggaaaacatttcttaggGTTACAAAGATACCTTCAAGTAATCCAAATCTATTGAGCCGTGAAGACAAAACCAATATTCTAATTAAACGTAAAAACGTATATAAGGCAAATATCTGAGGTAATACTAGAAATTACACAGTATTTTCACAGTTAGGAAATTTAGTCACTTAATAAAACGTAATTCTACTGTTATTTCACTGCCTTGAATGTGTTGTCAAAgttcagaaattaaacaaagataaaacaaacCCCCCCACAGATCTAACTATAAACCAGCTGAAAGTCATGTGTAGCTGCTTTTCCCGTCAGtcagaaaaaatttctttcataaatacatTACTACCATTGataattcacagaaaaaaatttccaaatgtgATGTCTAATATTCTTTGTCTCTTAAGTTCCTTACAAATGTTAGCTGTAAAGTAAGAACAAAAATTCCTCTTGCAATGAAGCCTTCATAATACAAAGCACAGtattcagaagcagaagagtAAGGCTCTTTAGTCAAATACTATTCAGAAtgttgaaaatgtaaaattcagtGTTCTTGGATGTATCTGTTCATGACACAGATAACACAATCTTCCCTTACCATAGTGTACAAgggaaatacacagaaaagtaGGTTTAAATAAGTTTCTAGTGAACATGTGTGCATTTAATAATTCCACACcacttttcacaagaaaaataataatggtcCAGCTAGTGTCTCAGGGGCtaaattcagctgttttctaTACAGCTTTCCACTTCTGCCTTGGAGAAAACCCTGTCTGTGTGCCTCCAAACACAATGGTCCTCAGACTCGAAGTCGCTACCATCATCTCCACCTGAAAGCCAGTGGGTAGCCAGTGGTGCCTTTATATGGTACCTATGCGTGATATGATATTCAGAGACAACAGCTAATGCCTGTTCTGTGTGGTCTTTGAAACAGGCCTAAAAATTGGGATACAGCTCCTGCTGCCAAGAAGAACACatctttttaatacaaacacaTCAGTGACATTATTTTTGAATGCAGAAGTATCTCAGTGGCAATGAAAAGCACCAACCACTCCAAAGAGGTATTAAAAGGGATCACTATTACTTATACAACAGAAGAGCTATAATCCAGAATGAGTTacaatttgtttcatttattataGTCATATGATACGATACAAGAGCCAGATCACCAAGAACTAGGCTGAAACTTTTAGTGAAAATCCCTATCTTGCAAAAATGGAATGTAAAGACTTGTCAGTATATTTTACCCCATTTAAAAAACCTAGTTTTTCAAACAAGACTTTTTCAACTCTTCCTGGATTAGTCTAGAATTTAAACTAGTGTCCTGCACACTAGCATGGATTCACTGAATAATTATATGGGATcttagaaaagcaaatgaagaaaagcaagctcacTGTCAAACAGATATATTGACAAATGGACTCCAACAATAGCTGTAAAGAAAGTCTGCTCCAAAGCCTTCTTGTCTATTATTTAACatgcttctctttaaaaagatctTAAACAAATTACTGTAACAGAATTCTCCAAATTTGATTCAATCCATGTATTTGCAGCCCGTTTTAAATTACCGACTTCAGTTAGAACATGATACCAACTCTGTTGTGTCACACAAGGACTATTTTCACATACCTTGTTTCTAcataaaaaagcaagaagggTGCACCACTGTTCTTGTTTGCCACCACCTCCTCCAATGACAGGAGCCCTTTCATAACCCAGGACACTGACAAATCGTGCTGCTTGTCTAGGTGTGTCTAGTAACCGGCCAGCCCGAAGTGGTCTGATATATGAACACACTGGACGGTTTACTCCATTTTCATCCTGAACATATAAAATATGGTTATTTGGCAGCCATGCAAAGATCACAAAAGATTTATCTTAACTTAGACTGTCTTTTTTGCAATGGGATTTATTCTCCCTGAAATaaatatcactgaaaaatattaagacaCAAAAATACTTCTAGAATTAAGACACAAGACCATTAAGGCAACTCATTTAGAGACTAATTACAGTTAGATTTTTCTGCTGGATATGTCACTCGTAGGACATTCCGGACTAAATGTTCGAACACCTGGAGTAACACAGGCTgcaattcattttcttaaatgggTGAGGAACTGTTCATGCTCCACCCACTATCaatttccacattaaaaaacaaaccaaaacaaatccagaCACACATCAAAACCCACAAtaaacccaaaaaacaacccccccaaaaaacgTTAAACACTCAGCAGCTGATTTTAGAGTTTAAAAGGTGTCTATTTGCTTCCGAATTTGAATACCTCTTGTCATAACaccaaaaagcagtaaaatttaCTCACAACGAAGTAACTAGATTTATGTAAATTAAGAGGTAATAATACTAAGAACTTCcaatttcttggaaaaaataaaaaaataagatgactggaaaaaggTCTGTTTTATTACATGCTGCAGGGAAATACTATATTATAAACTATTAAAACTATTTCAAGAAGTATAGAACTCTTCCTCACTGGGCTGAATGGGTACTTTTATGTTCATGTATTTCAAAAAGGGATCAAAGCCTTTTaaatctctgcagcttcaggaaaTTATGGTCTCGTACTTTTACTGTAGTCACATATTGCCCCCATTAATGTTTTGTCATGCTTTTCCAGCAAGTTGGtgtcagaaaagcagcatttatttgAAGCTGACTGGAATCCTGTTGAAAATCATTTCACAGCTTgaaagcaatcaaaaaaaaatgacaggcaggattcattatttaatatagttttatatatataatgcaTGCTTCTGCATTACACATATGAAACTGGATAGTAACTAAATTATCAAACAATTCTGATAATCTCATTTCTGTTCCCAGAAATGAGAAAGGCCATTAAGGGCAGTTTTACTAACATTTGCTATGGTCGGTGGGAGACTCAAGATAAGCTCTCTATAGGTACTGAACTAGCAGGGAGCCTAGTTCCTATAGCATTCTGAGGGTTGCCAATTTCTATACTGGTCTGTAACAAAGAACTTAGTCCTCTCATCCTATCCACAAACCCTTCCCCCTCCAACCTTCTTCCCAACCCTACTGTAGCTTTCTGGGTGGAGAAAGTAGAATACCATTAATCCATACATTGCTTTATTCTCAAAATAGGACAAGTCCCATTATTACCTCATGTCCCCAGCCAAACTCCCAGTTCTAGAATTCCCTGtttaattatgtatttgtttCTCTATACACTCTTCCCTGAAACCCTTAAGCCTTTGTATTGGGTCTGGTTGGAAtggagataattttcttcatagcagccactatgttgctgtgttttagatctgtgaccaaaacagtgttggtaacacaccagtgttaactgagcagtgcttgcacagtgtcaaggccttctctctttctcattctGCCCCGACACGGAGTAGGTTTGGGCTGGATaaaaggctgggaggggacacagccaggacagctgacctgaattgaccaaagggatattccatgccatatagCATCatgttcagcaataaaactggtgGGGGTGGGGAACGGACTTTTTCTAAACTTGCCCCTGCTTGGAGACTAGCTGG
Coding sequences:
- the CEP76 gene encoding centrosomal protein of 76 kDa isoform X2; protein product: MSLPPKKASELKQIIHQQLVKMDVHGRIREVLAETIREELAPEHQQLSTEDLIKALRQRGIIDDVMKELKFVTDVNEKERTSAPKPSTHFVDREPPVLKKSDGSKMVDATTMLSICDPVHMVLIKTDTFGETTLVASYFLEWRSVLAAENGITNVAVELLGVGTESKVSVGVLNIRLEMYPQLNKTLSSEVTNTQFALEHQKTAEKERLFLVYAKQWWREYLQIRPTHNIRLVKIFAQDENGVNRPVCSYIRPLRAGRLLDTPRQAARFVSVLGYERAPVIGGGGGKQEQWCTLLAFLCRNKGDCEDHANLLCSLLLGFGLEAFVCVGTKAKGVPHTWVMTCGTDGTITFWESLTGHRYIHRPINPDDPPVVAQPKPLYPYRTIGCIFNHQKFFGNCQPSDAVEVCVFDLHDESKWKPMSGEAIKSVCPPGTTSSVPPFPPLCASTIDAAVTSNEIELQLRILVSEHRKDLGLSTVWDDHLSYLLSPALAAYELERTTSISAGNEEFQDAVRRAVPEGHTFKGFPIHFVYRNARRAFATCLRSPFCEEIICCRGDQVRLAVRVRVFTYPESACAVWIMFACKYRSVL
- the CEP76 gene encoding centrosomal protein of 76 kDa isoform X1 gives rise to the protein MSLPPKKASELKQIIHQQLVKMDVHGRIREVLAETIREELAPEHQQLSTEDLIKALRQRGIIDDVMKELKFVTDVNEKERTSAPKPSTHFVDREPPVLKKTNIDPTRRYLYLQVLGGKAFLEHLQEPEPLPGQICSTFTLCLHFRNQRFRSKPVPCACEPDFHDGFLLEVHKDSLGDGSKMVDATTMLSICDPVHMVLIKTDTFGETTLVASYFLEWRSVLAAENGITNVAVELLGVGTESKVSVGVLNIRLEMYPQLNKTLSSEVTNTQFALEHQKTAEKERLFLVYAKQWWREYLQIRPTHNIRLVKIFAQDENGVNRPVCSYIRPLRAGRLLDTPRQAARFVSVLGYERAPVIGGGGGKQEQWCTLLAFLCRNKGDCEDHANLLCSLLLGFGLEAFVCVGTKAKGVPHTWVMTCGTDGTITFWESLTGHRYIHRPINPDDPPVVAQPKPLYPYRTIGCIFNHQKFFGNCQPSDAVEVCVFDLHDESKWKPMSGEAIKSVCPPGTTSSVPPFPPLCASTIDAAVTSNEIELQLRILVSEHRKDLGLSTVWDDHLSYLLSPALAAYELERTTSISAGNEEFQDAVRRAVPEGHTFKGFPIHFVYRNARRAFATCLRSPFCEEIICCRGDQVRLAVRVRVFTYPESACAVWIMFACKYRSVL